From the bacterium genome, one window contains:
- a CDS encoding DUF4143 domain-containing protein — protein sequence MTHVSESLAGRLSLLELSPFVLWEVPSAAVTDHWLCGGYPDGGILDPGRCPEWQDSYLALLAQRDLPTWGLPAKPQTIDRLLRMTAAVHGQVVNLSRLGQSLGLSHPTVGSYLDHLEGAFLVRRLPPYAGTLKKRLIRSPRLCWRDSGLLHALLGTASRDDLLVQPWVGASWEGFVIEQILTTLRLVGRRAIPSFLRTSDGYEIDLVLDLGRERWAVEVKLRSDPDPRDLERLDRAADLIRARRRFLVSQTPRSVFSDRRASCDLATLLDHLRDAARA from the coding sequence ATGACCCACGTCTCCGAATCGCTCGCTGGCCGGCTGTCGCTGCTCGAATTGTCGCCCTTCGTCCTCTGGGAGGTTCCCTCCGCTGCCGTCACCGACCACTGGCTGTGCGGCGGCTACCCAGACGGAGGCATCCTCGACCCCGGGCGGTGCCCCGAGTGGCAGGACAGCTACCTCGCGCTGCTCGCGCAGCGCGATCTCCCCACGTGGGGGCTTCCCGCGAAGCCGCAGACGATCGATCGCCTGTTGCGCATGACGGCGGCAGTGCACGGGCAGGTGGTGAACCTGTCGCGGCTCGGGCAGAGCCTGGGACTGTCTCATCCCACGGTGGGCAGCTATCTCGACCATCTCGAAGGCGCCTTTCTCGTGCGCCGCTTGCCGCCGTATGCCGGCACTCTGAAGAAGCGATTGATCCGCAGTCCGCGGCTGTGCTGGCGCGACAGCGGGCTGCTGCACGCCTTGCTGGGAACGGCCAGCCGTGACGACCTGCTGGTGCAGCCCTGGGTGGGCGCGAGCTGGGAGGGGTTCGTGATCGAACAGATCCTCACCACCCTGCGCCTCGTCGGCCGGCGCGCGATTCCCTCCTTCCTGCGCACCAGCGACGGCTACGAGATCGATCTCGTCCTCGATCTCGGGCGCGAGCGCTGGGCCGTCGAGGTCAAGCTGAGGTCAGACCCCGATCCCCGGGATCTCGAGCGTCTGGACCGAGCCGCGGACCTGATCCGCGCCCGCCGCCGCTTCCTCGTCTCCCAGACGCCTCGCTCGGTATTCTCCGACCGCCGCGCGTCCTGCGACCTCGCGACATTGCTCGATCACCTGCGCGACGCGGCGCGGGCGTAG
- a CDS encoding type II toxin-antitoxin system Phd/YefM family antitoxin, with translation MAKTLPISEVKTHLPALVSGVVEREEEVVVTRKGKPAAVLVNFAEYERLKATLDVLSDPRLMAQIRKSRRFYEAGKRGLSFEEVFDEPLRPPRGKRRG, from the coding sequence ATGGCGAAAACCCTGCCGATTTCCGAGGTGAAGACGCACCTCCCCGCGCTGGTGAGCGGCGTCGTCGAGCGCGAGGAGGAGGTGGTGGTCACCCGCAAGGGGAAGCCCGCCGCGGTGCTGGTCAACTTCGCGGAGTACGAGCGCCTCAAGGCGACGCTCGATGTCCTCAGCGACCCTCGGCTCATGGCCCAGATCCGCAAGAGCCGCCGCTTTTACGAGGCGGGCAAGCGGGGCCTGTCGTTCGAGGAGGTGTTCGACGAACCGCTCCGACCGCCCCGCGGAAAGCGCCGCGGGTGA
- a CDS encoding DUF11 domain-containing protein → METIANRGLDATRTQGIIRRSRSLAIRLAAGAAVALCLLSPLGAGRAAAQTCAGDCDYQGGVTINDLVLMVNLALGGGDVAQCRPGDQNGDGAISVNEIVAAVNFALGGRLALPIAGTCERPGLSGLAECAPGTVVRLIRCNDARCRTSEPIASAQVDASGAFRFDVAADCAQASARYLLAARIDGEDQRFGDVGPAGAAAPAAVVISPSSEAAVRLVEERGIDNFGAVSFRDLLDVVEEANPPASFAGQTVAAAAEQAQRKALESPDVNNVLLAVLRHDRPAMTSIEPRGDLDVYTLELHEPTTVILQATRSTGGLVPCLEVRSLATGPVPGGQACGDPSARLDLNLVPGAYAVLVNDQSNTQIGSYDLYYARLRPEDVDGIPVESQSLDIGDLDPYGFSVTRSSTLILKATRQSGAIAPCVELWRFGALASTRLDTICDPGTARLDRGADPGFYFAIVSDQTTQGAGSYKLTLDQLPAGGGPTPTFTPTSLPGSTSTATPSPSLTGTPTVTPSATVTYSSTSTPFATTSSTPTATRTVSASPTVTLSPTPIPRLILALQAAPDPIRPGGLLTVRLTVTNQGNRAVTNVQVNSPVPGNTQSVNASDGGNCFNGCIAGRIATWDIGTLAMGASRTVELTAFVVSGATNGTVIQSSATVTGDAAVGGAAQASVEVQGTPQLAVALQAERDPAEAGRALTYNVTFSNPGTSDANDAVLTARLPVGTSFQSASDGGVSGENRTVTWSLGKVAVGASGRRQFTVQVGQGETNGSVLLSDAELRDAALGASARATSAVTIRTGSPIALTLVASPNSVPRGGQLTYRLTATNRSGSAQNVTLRSVVPGSVSNVNTSDGGSCFNGCIEGRIINWDLGSLPAGGSRTAEVTLYISDDAARFPNGTLLSHRAWVIGAGGAVAEETVVIDSSPQLALAMRAERDPIGAGQNLTYTVTFGNPGTMDASNAVLTARVPVGATFDSASDGGTESAGVVTWAVGPIGAGKSGRRQFTVAVASEATNGTILESDAELRDSGLGASARAHGAATVRTDSPITLTLTASADPDPVRRGEVLTYLATVENSGSLPQTITLRSAVPDRVSGVSAGNGGSCFNGCIEGRIINWSLGSVPAGANRTVLVTMFVSGDAARFPGGSLLTNRVWAFSDAGSATAEQTTRICNGVPSSCTP, encoded by the coding sequence ATGGAGACCATTGCGAACCGGGGACTCGACGCGACGCGAACGCAGGGAATCATCCGGCGGTCACGATCGCTGGCCATTCGGCTGGCGGCGGGCGCCGCGGTCGCGCTCTGCCTGCTGAGCCCGCTCGGCGCGGGTCGCGCCGCGGCGCAGACCTGCGCCGGCGATTGCGACTACCAGGGCGGGGTGACGATCAACGACCTGGTGCTGATGGTCAACCTCGCCCTCGGCGGCGGCGACGTGGCGCAGTGCCGGCCCGGCGACCAGAACGGCGACGGGGCGATCTCGGTGAACGAGATCGTCGCCGCCGTCAACTTCGCGCTCGGCGGCCGCCTCGCCCTGCCCATCGCCGGCACCTGCGAGCGGCCGGGCCTGAGCGGCCTGGCCGAGTGCGCGCCCGGCACCGTGGTGCGGCTGATCCGCTGCAACGACGCCCGTTGCCGGACCTCCGAGCCCATCGCGTCGGCGCAGGTCGACGCCAGCGGCGCCTTCCGCTTCGATGTCGCCGCCGACTGCGCCCAGGCGAGCGCCCGCTACCTGCTGGCGGCGCGCATCGACGGCGAGGACCAGCGCTTCGGCGACGTCGGTCCCGCCGGCGCGGCCGCGCCGGCCGCGGTGGTCATCAGCCCGAGCTCGGAGGCCGCCGTCCGCCTGGTGGAGGAGCGCGGCATCGACAACTTCGGCGCCGTCAGCTTCCGCGACCTCCTCGATGTGGTCGAGGAGGCCAACCCGCCGGCGAGCTTCGCCGGGCAGACCGTCGCCGCGGCTGCCGAGCAGGCGCAGCGCAAGGCGCTCGAGAGCCCCGATGTGAACAACGTCCTGCTGGCGGTGCTGCGCCACGACCGGCCGGCGATGACCAGCATCGAGCCGCGCGGCGACCTCGACGTCTACACCCTGGAGCTGCACGAGCCGACGACGGTGATCCTGCAGGCGACGCGCTCCACCGGCGGCCTGGTGCCGTGCCTGGAGGTGCGCTCGCTCGCCACCGGCCCGGTGCCCGGCGGCCAGGCCTGCGGCGACCCGAGCGCGCGACTGGACCTGAACCTCGTCCCTGGCGCCTACGCGGTGCTGGTCAACGACCAGAGCAACACCCAGATCGGCTCCTACGATCTGTACTATGCCCGCCTGCGCCCCGAGGACGTCGACGGCATCCCGGTCGAGAGCCAGAGCCTCGACATCGGCGACCTCGACCCGTACGGCTTCAGCGTCACCCGCAGCTCCACCCTGATCCTCAAGGCCACCCGCCAGAGCGGCGCCATCGCCCCCTGCGTCGAGCTCTGGCGCTTCGGGGCCCTGGCGTCGACCCGCCTCGACACCATCTGCGACCCCGGCACCGCCCGCCTCGACCGCGGCGCCGACCCCGGCTTCTACTTCGCCATCGTCTCCGACCAGACCACCCAGGGCGCAGGCTCCTACAAACTGACCCTCGACCAACTCCCCGCCGGCGGCGGCCCCACGCCGACCTTCACCCCGACATCGCTACCCGGCTCCACCTCGACGGCGACGCCGTCGCCGAGCCTGACGGGAACACCGACGGTGACGCCGTCAGCGACGGTGACCTACTCATCGACGTCCACCCCTTTCGCGACGACCAGCTCGACTCCGACGGCTACACGCACGGTTAGCGCCAGCCCCACGGTCACGTTGAGCCCGACGCCGATCCCGAGGCTGATCCTGGCTCTACAGGCGGCGCCAGACCCCATACGACCGGGAGGTCTCCTCACGGTGCGCCTCACGGTTACCAACCAGGGGAACCGCGCCGTAACGAATGTCCAGGTCAACAGTCCAGTCCCGGGGAATACACAGTCCGTGAACGCCAGCGACGGAGGGAACTGTTTCAACGGTTGCATCGCGGGGCGCATCGCGACGTGGGACATCGGGACGCTGGCCATGGGCGCCAGTCGAACTGTGGAGTTGACGGCATTCGTGGTGTCGGGTGCGACGAACGGAACAGTAATCCAAAGCTCCGCAACGGTAACGGGCGATGCCGCCGTCGGCGGCGCTGCGCAGGCCTCGGTCGAGGTACAGGGAACTCCGCAGTTGGCGGTAGCGCTGCAGGCGGAGCGGGATCCGGCTGAGGCTGGTCGGGCGCTGACGTACAACGTGACCTTCAGCAACCCTGGCACGTCTGATGCGAACGACGCAGTGCTGACGGCGCGGCTGCCGGTGGGGACCAGCTTCCAGAGCGCGAGCGACGGCGGCGTGTCCGGGGAGAATCGCACCGTGACGTGGTCGCTGGGCAAGGTGGCAGTGGGGGCCAGCGGGCGCCGGCAGTTTACCGTCCAGGTGGGCCAAGGAGAGACGAACGGCAGCGTGTTGTTGAGTGACGCCGAGCTCCGCGACGCCGCCCTGGGGGCATCGGCGCGTGCCACGAGTGCAGTGACGATCCGCACCGGAAGCCCCATCGCGCTTACGCTGGTTGCTTCGCCCAATTCGGTTCCGCGGGGCGGGCAGCTCACCTACCGCCTGACGGCGACCAACCGGAGCGGCTCTGCTCAGAACGTCACGCTCCGCAGCGTGGTGCCCGGCAGCGTATCGAATGTGAATACGAGTGACGGCGGTAGCTGTTTCAACGGCTGCATCGAGGGTCGGATCATCAACTGGGACCTTGGATCGCTGCCGGCTGGGGGGAGCCGCACCGCGGAGGTCACCTTGTACATCTCCGATGATGCCGCCCGGTTTCCCAATGGCACCTTGCTCAGCCATCGCGCCTGGGTGATCGGCGCCGGCGGGGCAGTGGCCGAAGAGACGGTCGTCATCGACTCGAGCCCGCAGTTGGCGTTGGCGATGCGTGCCGAGCGCGATCCGATCGGGGCCGGCCAGAATCTCACCTACACTGTTACGTTCGGAAACCCCGGGACCATGGACGCCAGCAACGCAGTTTTGACCGCCCGGGTACCCGTTGGCGCAACCTTCGACAGTGCGAGCGACGGTGGCACCGAGAGCGCGGGGGTCGTGACGTGGGCGGTGGGACCGATCGGAGCGGGGAAGAGCGGCCGCCGGCAGTTCACGGTTGCGGTAGCAAGCGAAGCAACCAACGGCACGATTTTGGAGAGCGATGCCGAGTTGCGCGACAGCGGGCTCGGTGCGTCGGCACGCGCCCACGGCGCCGCCACGGTGCGTACCGACAGCCCCATCACGCTCACCCTCACCGCCTCGGCCGATCCCGATCCGGTCAGGCGCGGCGAAGTGCTCACGTATCTTGCCACGGTCGAGAACAGCGGATCGCTCCCGCAGACGATCACCTTGCGCAGCGCCGTGCCGGATCGGGTTTCGGGTGTTTCCGCTGGCAACGGCGGCAGTTGTTTCAACGGCTGCATCGAGGGGCGGATCATCAATTGGAGCCTTGGATCAGTGCCGGCTGGGGCAAATCGCACCGTGCTGGTGACCATGTTCGTGTCAGGAGACGCCGCCCGCTTCCCAGGCGGCTCCCTGCTGACGAACCGCGTATGGGCATTCAGCGACGCCGGCAGCGCCACTGCCGAGCAGACGACGCGTATCTGCAATGGAGTGCCGAGCTCGTGCACGCCATGA
- a CDS encoding zf-HC2 domain-containing protein, which translates to MSASPRHSCPAFAELVAWLDGALDGADEDRIEAHLDACASCRARLLEWRDRLGARDAAEEPTPECPDDERLIAYAEGSAALGASAEADVERHLRQCGRCASVLQRIMAAPLPEAPVEAVRPVEVERAPAAPARRIGAWLGALREWLTLPPLQWAVAAAAVLVLAVGVSRFAMPGTPLDQMRDSAPAANAEVVADVVAHARPDAAEPVVARLRSGTRGAWLEASGSWTRLELADGRRVWVPSASVRRLQP; encoded by the coding sequence ATGAGCGCGTCGCCGCGCCACAGTTGTCCCGCCTTCGCGGAGCTGGTCGCCTGGCTCGACGGCGCGCTCGACGGCGCCGACGAGGATCGCATCGAGGCGCATCTCGACGCCTGCGCATCGTGCCGGGCGCGGCTGCTCGAGTGGCGCGATCGCCTCGGCGCGCGCGACGCGGCGGAAGAGCCGACGCCGGAATGTCCCGACGACGAGCGGCTCATCGCCTACGCGGAGGGGTCGGCGGCGCTCGGCGCCAGCGCCGAGGCCGATGTCGAGCGCCACCTGCGCCAGTGCGGGCGCTGCGCCAGCGTGCTGCAGCGCATCATGGCGGCGCCGCTGCCCGAGGCGCCGGTCGAGGCCGTTCGGCCCGTGGAGGTCGAGCGCGCGCCGGCGGCGCCGGCGCGGCGGATCGGCGCCTGGCTGGGCGCGCTGCGCGAGTGGCTGACGCTGCCGCCGCTGCAGTGGGCGGTGGCCGCGGCGGCGGTCCTCGTGCTGGCGGTGGGGGTGTCGCGCTTCGCGATGCCGGGGACGCCGCTCGACCAGATGCGCGACAGCGCGCCGGCGGCCAACGCCGAGGTCGTCGCCGACGTCGTCGCCCACGCGCGGCCCGACGCCGCCGAGCCGGTGGTGGCGCGCCTGCGATCGGGGACGCGCGGCGCGTGGCTCGAGGCGTCCGGGAGCTGGACGCGCCTCGAGCTCGCCGACGGCCGCCGCGTCTGGGTGCCGAGCGCGTCCGTGCGCCGCCTGCAACCGTGA
- a CDS encoding caspase family protein, which produces MSGARFKIRLGLAAICLAAAIGAAAAWFGASREATARPLAQTTTATTFAGGERGQRPHLWVLSVGVSAYRDPALRLEYAAADARDFAAALQQQANGPVYDLVHTRVLTDTAASRDAILEALDGFLGQASPVDVAVIFLAGHGVRADRGAAHYFLTAAASPEAPHIAGVDMGELRRQILRLHRNIPRMVVVLDTCHAGAVTAAPSGAQLGADLSSGLAPVEGLYILTSASAGQRSLEVAARRHGAFTAALLDGLQGGAARNDGLITVLGLANHAIRQVEELTDGRQRPYISIVGEDLAIAADPGRLAQVTPPPLPTPAAPAEPERQRERIAIGDFEYFGPDAAYEWMHRALSQDVLTAFSEIRQLDVYDETMLRFVARDAPDTLEAAQRAGVGLLVRGAYWVQDRQLSISAQVQSVRPLQVVATARARGPVDKFAQLTGQVMLALLDQLSVDVPAPLGDQLRNPGTSSLTARKLLTEAESGGGRAPRRPERPIQPGAFHAPPPSAPPLLAWLLDAIVPPSFAQTDPDAEAQLRVTLEGYRQALEDEDLDALRRYYADFPASQAAALDRYFENAENLRIELSDVRVAIIGDEAAVSFTRHDRFTDRERGEPQDVRVRVTKRFAFRGGQWIILNDA; this is translated from the coding sequence GTGTCCGGCGCCCGCTTCAAGATCCGCCTCGGCCTGGCCGCGATCTGCCTCGCGGCCGCGATCGGCGCCGCCGCGGCGTGGTTCGGCGCCTCGCGCGAGGCCACCGCGCGTCCGCTCGCGCAGACGACAACCGCGACGACCTTCGCCGGCGGCGAACGCGGCCAGCGGCCCCACCTCTGGGTGCTCAGCGTCGGGGTGAGCGCCTATCGCGATCCGGCTCTGCGCCTGGAGTACGCCGCCGCCGATGCGCGCGATTTCGCGGCCGCGCTGCAGCAACAGGCCAACGGGCCAGTGTATGATCTAGTTCACACGCGTGTCCTGACGGATACCGCAGCGTCGCGCGATGCGATTCTCGAGGCGCTTGATGGCTTCCTCGGCCAGGCGTCGCCGGTCGACGTGGCGGTGATCTTCCTCGCTGGGCATGGCGTGCGCGCCGACCGGGGAGCCGCCCACTACTTCCTCACCGCGGCGGCGTCGCCGGAGGCGCCGCACATCGCGGGCGTCGACATGGGAGAGCTGCGCCGCCAGATCCTGCGCCTGCACCGGAACATTCCGCGCATGGTGGTCGTGCTCGACACCTGCCACGCGGGAGCGGTCACGGCGGCGCCGAGCGGCGCCCAGCTCGGCGCCGATCTGTCCTCCGGTCTGGCGCCGGTCGAGGGGCTGTACATCCTGACCTCCGCCTCGGCCGGACAACGCTCGCTGGAAGTGGCGGCGCGGCGCCACGGCGCCTTCACCGCCGCGCTGCTCGATGGTTTGCAGGGCGGCGCGGCGCGAAACGACGGGTTGATCACCGTCCTCGGTCTGGCCAACCACGCGATTCGCCAGGTGGAGGAGCTCACCGATGGACGGCAGCGGCCGTACATCTCGATCGTCGGAGAGGACCTCGCCATCGCGGCCGACCCGGGGCGGCTGGCGCAGGTGACGCCGCCGCCCCTGCCCACGCCGGCGGCTCCAGCGGAGCCCGAGCGGCAGCGCGAACGCATCGCCATCGGCGACTTCGAGTACTTCGGCCCCGATGCCGCCTATGAATGGATGCACCGCGCGCTCAGCCAGGACGTGCTCACGGCCTTCAGCGAGATCCGCCAGCTCGACGTGTACGACGAGACGATGCTGCGTTTCGTCGCTCGCGACGCGCCGGACACCCTGGAGGCGGCGCAGCGCGCCGGCGTCGGGCTGCTGGTGCGCGGCGCGTACTGGGTCCAGGACCGGCAGTTGAGCATCAGCGCCCAGGTGCAGAGCGTGCGCCCGCTGCAGGTCGTGGCGACGGCGCGCGCCCGCGGCCCGGTGGACAAGTTCGCCCAGCTCACCGGCCAGGTCATGCTGGCCCTGCTCGACCAGTTGAGCGTCGACGTGCCGGCGCCTCTCGGCGATCAGCTCCGCAATCCCGGCACCAGCAGCCTGACCGCACGCAAGCTGCTGACGGAGGCGGAAAGCGGCGGCGGCCGCGCGCCACGGCGACCCGAGCGGCCGATCCAACCGGGGGCGTTCCACGCCCCGCCTCCGAGCGCCCCGCCGCTGCTCGCGTGGCTGCTCGACGCGATCGTCCCGCCGAGCTTCGCGCAGACGGATCCGGATGCCGAGGCCCAGCTACGCGTGACCCTCGAGGGTTACCGGCAGGCGCTGGAGGACGAGGATCTGGACGCCCTGCGCCGCTACTATGCGGACTTTCCCGCCAGTCAGGCCGCGGCGCTCGACCGCTACTTCGAGAACGCGGAGAACCTGCGCATCGAGCTGAGCGACGTGCGCGTCGCCATCATCGGCGACGAGGCGGCGGTGTCGTTCACCCGGCACGACCGCTTCACCGACCGCGAGCGCGGCGAGCCGCAGGACGTGCGGGTGCGGGTCACCAAGCGCTTCGCCTTCCGGGGGGGACAGTGGATCATCCTCAACGACGCGTAA
- a CDS encoding transporter translates to MDHPQRRVTSWSSAAALAVATLLSIGTARAQNPNQFGGQDRANAASQLVLFGVDRGIAALPAVSGPSVTYQFDPASDAFVRATRLGSTVLPSTQTIGQGSLTVQVAASYFEQSESFTPINYLFTRDDLPTEPIVAKVGLDVRARVTLINLAATYGLTQRIQLGLSLPITVVDAQAQQVFSTRRSLLNLPPPQAVISGARVQNGDVAAAVRTLNESLGPGKPLALRGDTFSALGFDFNDGTHAGVGRIALGGKGLVYSYQRLQFAAAGDVLLPSPSQAEFAGPDSVAIYPRVIASLRPADAITLSTDLGYSYDFDHAELQRFAWTIGGSFGSERFSLDVGFAGSEYAQSIEWTPAVVHGEPRTTGVALNDASTGTTLVSAVFGGKLRVAEATVLAGGLSVPIVNLAFQPDVLGTLAVEYTF, encoded by the coding sequence GTGGATCATCCTCAACGACGCGTAACGTCCTGGTCGAGCGCGGCGGCGCTGGCGGTCGCGACGCTCCTGTCGATCGGCACGGCGCGGGCCCAGAACCCCAATCAGTTCGGCGGCCAGGACCGCGCCAACGCGGCGTCGCAGCTCGTCCTCTTCGGCGTCGACCGCGGCATCGCCGCCCTGCCGGCGGTGTCGGGTCCGTCGGTCACCTACCAGTTCGACCCGGCGAGCGATGCCTTCGTTCGCGCCACCCGGCTCGGCTCGACCGTGCTGCCGAGCACGCAGACCATCGGCCAGGGGTCGCTCACCGTCCAGGTCGCGGCGTCCTACTTCGAGCAGTCGGAGTCGTTCACCCCGATCAACTATCTGTTCACGCGCGACGACCTGCCCACGGAGCCGATCGTCGCCAAGGTCGGCCTGGACGTGCGCGCCCGCGTGACGCTGATCAACCTGGCGGCAACCTATGGACTGACGCAACGCATCCAGCTCGGTCTGTCGCTGCCCATCACCGTGGTCGACGCGCAGGCGCAGCAGGTGTTCTCGACCCGGCGCAGCCTGCTCAATCTGCCGCCGCCGCAGGCGGTGATCAGCGGCGCGCGGGTGCAGAACGGAGACGTTGCGGCGGCGGTCAGGACGCTCAACGAGTCGCTCGGGCCGGGCAAGCCGCTGGCCCTGCGCGGCGACACCTTCTCCGCCCTCGGCTTCGATTTCAACGACGGCACCCACGCCGGAGTCGGGCGCATCGCCCTCGGTGGCAAGGGCCTCGTCTACTCGTACCAGCGCCTGCAGTTCGCCGCCGCCGGCGACGTGCTGCTCCCGAGCCCGAGCCAGGCGGAGTTCGCCGGTCCGGACAGTGTCGCCATCTACCCGCGCGTCATCGCCAGTCTGCGACCCGCCGACGCCATCACTCTCAGCACCGATCTCGGCTACAGCTACGATTTCGACCACGCCGAGCTGCAGCGCTTCGCCTGGACCATCGGCGGCTCGTTCGGCAGCGAGCGCTTTTCCCTCGATGTCGGCTTCGCGGGCTCGGAATACGCCCAGTCGATCGAGTGGACGCCCGCGGTCGTGCACGGGGAGCCGCGGACGACGGGCGTCGCCCTGAACGACGCGAGCACCGGCACGACGCTGGTGAGCGCGGTCTTCGGCGGCAAGCTGCGCGTGGCCGAGGCGACGGTGCTCGCGGGCGGCCTCAGCGTGCCGATCGTCAACCTGGCGTTCCAGCCCGACGTCCTCGGCACGCTGGCGGTCGAGTACACGTTCTGA
- a CDS encoding nitroreductase family protein, translating into MDLTSIDHLLTTTRSVRKRLDFSRPVDLKVVERCLEIAMQAPTGGNQQGWHFLVVTDAGKRRALADLYRQAFEVYRGMERPALAADDPRHAQLPRVIASADHLAQHLHEAPLHVIPCIEGRVEQLPVAAQAATYGSILPAAWSFMLALRSRGLATAWTSLHLFHEREAAAILGIPEHVTQVALFPVAHHTGTDFKPAKRLPAASRIYWDGWGATRGGGGVPG; encoded by the coding sequence ATGGACCTGACCAGCATCGATCATCTGCTGACCACCACCCGCTCGGTGCGCAAGCGGCTCGATTTCAGCCGCCCCGTCGACCTGAAGGTCGTCGAGCGCTGCCTGGAGATCGCGATGCAGGCGCCGACCGGCGGCAACCAGCAGGGCTGGCACTTCCTGGTCGTCACCGATGCCGGCAAGCGGCGGGCGCTCGCCGATCTCTACCGGCAGGCGTTCGAGGTCTACCGCGGCATGGAGCGCCCGGCGCTGGCCGCGGACGATCCGCGCCACGCCCAGTTGCCGCGCGTCATCGCCTCGGCCGACCATCTCGCGCAGCACCTGCACGAGGCGCCGCTGCACGTGATCCCGTGTATCGAGGGTCGCGTCGAGCAGCTCCCGGTGGCAGCGCAGGCGGCGACCTACGGCTCGATCCTGCCCGCCGCGTGGTCGTTCATGCTGGCGCTGCGGTCGCGCGGCCTGGCCACCGCGTGGACGTCGCTGCACCTGTTCCACGAGCGGGAGGCGGCGGCCATCCTCGGCATCCCCGAACACGTCACCCAGGTGGCGCTGTTCCCGGTCGCCCACCACACCGGCACCGACTTCAAGCCCGCCAAGCGCCTGCCGGCGGCGTCGCGCATCTACTGGGACGGCTGGGGCGCGACCCGCGGCGGCGGCGGCGTGCCGGGATAG
- a CDS encoding endonuclease/exonuclease/phosphatase family protein, whose translation MAPRTLRVLTLNCWNVSEPYAARMAIARAAIAALDPDLIGLQEVIVRRDGFDQGAELLGDRGYHTAYAPAFRWDERGHVDADGDGDGFGNLVVSRWPIVAAERHALPGEELDERRCALAVRVAAPFAQIPFVCTHLAWRLDHGMLRERQVRALDEVVGSWRRAGDFPPILVGDLNAPADANEIRYLSGLAALDGRSTFYQDAWRVRGAGPGHTWDNRNPFAAMMFEPDRRLDYVFVGGAEVSGRGWIERVALACDQPVDGVFASDHFGVVADIRV comes from the coding sequence ATGGCGCCGCGCACGCTGCGCGTGCTGACCCTGAACTGCTGGAACGTCTCCGAGCCCTACGCGGCGCGCATGGCGATCGCCCGGGCGGCGATCGCGGCGCTCGACCCGGACCTGATCGGGCTGCAGGAGGTGATCGTCCGCCGCGATGGCTTCGACCAGGGCGCCGAGCTGCTCGGCGACCGCGGCTACCACACCGCCTACGCGCCGGCCTTTCGCTGGGACGAGCGCGGGCACGTCGACGCCGATGGCGACGGCGACGGCTTCGGCAACCTGGTGGTCAGCCGCTGGCCGATCGTGGCCGCCGAGCGCCACGCGCTGCCGGGCGAGGAGTTGGACGAGCGCCGCTGCGCCCTCGCCGTCCGCGTCGCGGCGCCGTTCGCCCAGATCCCCTTCGTGTGCACCCACCTCGCCTGGCGGCTCGACCACGGCATGCTGCGCGAGCGCCAGGTGCGCGCGCTCGACGAGGTGGTGGGGAGCTGGCGGCGCGCCGGCGACTTCCCCCCGATCCTCGTCGGCGACCTCAACGCGCCGGCGGACGCCAACGAGATCCGCTATCTCAGCGGCCTCGCCGCGCTCGACGGCCGCAGCACCTTCTACCAGGACGCCTGGCGGGTGCGCGGCGCCGGCCCCGGTCACACCTGGGACAACCGCAATCCCTTCGCGGCCATGATGTTCGAGCCCGACCGGCGGCTCGACTACGTGTTCGTCGGCGGCGCCGAGGTCAGCGGCCGCGGCTGGATCGAGCGCGTCGCGCTGGCCTGCGACCAGCCGGTGGACGGCGTCTTCGCCAGCGACCACTTCGGCGTCGTCGCGGACATCCGCGTGTGA